A genomic segment from Polyangium mundeleinium encodes:
- a CDS encoding formylglycine-generating enzyme family protein produces MISVGVGLVVGGLALFARTSAVSFRAAARVAPAPALPSPEARLPREPDEPATSAAPLFTPADRFSEDPAVRAACPPDMALVEGDFCPKLAYRCGRRSSELGHGCAEYVRGVPCRGEPDPRRYCIDRHEWPNRVGESPRVYVNWFEAKELCQSVGKRLCRRSEWILACEGPKRLPYPWGFVRQPSPCNVDRAAIPFDVNAMVDERTREAEIARLWQADPIGSHPACISAFGAYDLSGNVDEWTDNLADDPETNQPSTLNGGYWGPVRNTCRLTTKTHGPKFAFYQVGFRCCGDTIDGVETPPPKPFLDREREPASPGDRAAHEDG; encoded by the coding sequence ATGATCTCGGTGGGCGTCGGCCTCGTGGTCGGCGGACTCGCTTTGTTCGCACGTACCTCGGCCGTGTCCTTCCGCGCGGCCGCGCGCGTCGCGCCCGCGCCCGCGCTGCCTTCCCCCGAAGCGCGGCTCCCCCGCGAACCCGACGAACCCGCGACTTCTGCGGCGCCCTTGTTCACGCCGGCCGATCGTTTCTCCGAAGACCCTGCCGTACGCGCCGCTTGCCCGCCCGACATGGCGCTCGTCGAGGGCGACTTCTGCCCCAAGCTCGCGTACCGCTGCGGCCGTCGATCGAGCGAGCTCGGCCACGGCTGCGCCGAGTACGTCCGCGGGGTGCCGTGCCGCGGCGAGCCCGATCCACGCAGGTACTGCATCGATCGTCACGAGTGGCCGAACCGCGTCGGTGAGAGCCCGCGCGTCTATGTGAACTGGTTTGAGGCCAAAGAACTTTGTCAGTCGGTGGGCAAACGGCTGTGCCGCCGCTCCGAGTGGATCCTCGCGTGCGAGGGGCCGAAGCGGCTGCCGTATCCATGGGGCTTCGTGCGCCAGCCGAGCCCGTGCAACGTCGATCGTGCGGCCATCCCCTTCGACGTGAACGCGATGGTCGACGAGCGCACCCGCGAGGCCGAGATCGCGCGGCTCTGGCAGGCCGATCCGATCGGCTCGCATCCCGCGTGCATCAGCGCGTTCGGCGCGTACGACCTATCCGGCAATGTCGACGAGTGGACGGACAACCTCGCCGACGATCCCGAGACGAACCAGCCCTCGACGCTGAACGGCGGCTACTGGGGCCCGGTGCGCAACACCTGTCGGCTCACGACGAAGACGCACGGCCCGAAGTTCGCGTTTTACCAGGTAGGCTTCCGCTGCTGCGGGGACACGATCGACGGCGTCGAGACCCCGCCGCCGAAGCCGTTCCTCGACCGCGAGCGTGAGCCTGCCTC